A stretch of the Dyella telluris genome encodes the following:
- a CDS encoding ESPR-type extended signal peptide-containing protein, which produces MNTIYSKIWSPALGAVVVASELARAHGKGRSGATARRAVAAAVVLSLALAPLTSHAAVCSGVFTAGQKPTATGTSMACGDVAAATGQHATALGNNTLASGDHSSALGDGASASASSTTAVGDGSVATAAGSVALGQGSVANEVNTVSVGVAGKERRITNVDDGVNAHDAVNKEQLDATAAQANTNLVNATRYLKATGKGDGSDDAQALGTQAVAIGAKASTAAGMHGATAVGAGSHADGNIGSAFGSNAYAQGNASTAMGGNAVAAGGSATAVGANAVAYGLGNLAVGDVATAYSQGGATTAIGTGADAEADGATAIGAEASAYGGGGVSVGRQAASGGEASVAVGARSAATTFGTAVGGYSQAIGERSTSVGAYSAAVGAHSVAVGEYAAATDDNSVAIGGSTWTDTNGNGKPDPGEATMASGHGAIAIGAQASAQGEGAQAVGYQSSASGAQSSASGAMSSAAGHGATATGAQSVAQGEQATAEGNMAYASSDYATAVGSASFADGTGASAAGSGATAIGNNSTAAGYASTATGIHAVAVGAGAQAQTNSSTALGGAATAAGSDATALGASALAAGGYAVATGYQAQALGDNTVAVGSLTKAKAANSVVVGTAASVDANSSGSIVMGYGAAATDGTDSSGNPRGSINSVVIGNNALAYSGAQNGIAIGYQAAVAQNSLDAIALGVRSVGYGQGSMALGTGTYALGQGSTAIGGWLDVNGDGKLPRSGTSGGELTWAYGKGSNAYGAAATAFGDYAMALGTLAYAGGSQDAGDGALSGSVAVGYKSFAAGDGTVAVGREALTQHDGATAVGYASVAFGQDSVALGHGAVAAYDNDMALGSGAWAGGGYGTRNMAIGVGATAGNPNADSDDPSQNVSDSMAIGAGSSAISNQSQAMGVNAMASGVQSVAIGNQADVAADYGTAVGSASFAMGTGATAAGSGATAIGSVSAAVGYNATATADNSVALGANALADRANSVSVGSAGAERQVTNVAAGTQGTDAVNVAQLGQATQYEAFGPHEGPGATINGDFVPASATGIGGVAVGMNAVASGAFATAYGLVARATNSETLAVGDWTDVEGFGATGVGGSAKAFGDWSTALGAHASTPAEGATAVGAGATAFAESGVALGNAAHVLPAAVGGMALGAYSLVTAAGVDSVALGAGSVANRASTVSVGSAGSERQIVNVAAGTQATDAVNVAQLQGATRYLAANGVGDGSDNALAVGDDATAVGSASFAAGTGSSAIGSGSTALGSFSTATGYNSVAAGDHSSAYGENAQANDVYATATGASSTAGKAGDTATGAYAQATGGYSVAEGYAAQALGGQAVAVGLSSKATNGATAIGGYANASGTASGAFGNGSTASGNYSVALGTPVDQGGVLYNIPTGILVGTTAKGLASTAVGPGASTGSDAYAAIAVGTMAEADGRFSIAQGTQSLASGQYGIAIGGRTYATGDYSVAMGYASQATGRVDVALGVGATVGSSVSGAVALGSGSTATRSNTVSVGSSTNKRQITNVAAGTDNGDAVNVAQLNATTATATHYLAANGVGDGSDNALATGTDATAVGSASFAQGDGSSAIGSGTTALGNNSTAVGYNAIATADNSVALGANSVADRANTVSVGSAGAERQITSVAAGTQGTDAVNVAQLGQATQYEAFGPHDGPGGTIDGDFAPASATGIGSVAVGMNSNASGVFGTALGMMSRATNSETTAVGDFTDVEGFGATGVGGSAKAFGDWSTALGSHASSPGADATAVGSGTRAFAANSVALGDAANINTSATGGMALGASASVSAAGVNSVALGASSKATRANTVSVGAEGSERQIVNVAAGTQATDAVNVAQLTTATQYSAANGAGDGSDAALAAGDYATAMGSASFAQGPGSVALGSGATALGNQSTATGYNATAIADNSVALGANSQADRANSVSVGSAGSERQITNVAAGTSDTDAVNLAQLRDTGLVSSSGQTLSALTYNDATQSMVTLGGQGGTVLSNLAAGTQMDQAVNVRQLSSLAATVGGGVSLGANGLIGTPIFKVQGSSYFNVGDALTALDGAVGGAISSINALENKAASSTATMTTHAMLSSASLQSTTATAATVGTGATADLATPSVAATASATPTAATATTTPVAAASTTPSVTPGTGNGMAVGAGSYAKDSRDSAVGINARIEADGSTALGNNTSISAAATNAVAVGADSSVTAASGVAVGQAATATAANSVALGANSVADRENAVSVGAAGSERQITNVAAGTVATDAVNKGQLDSATSEAIAAAKTYADAGDQATLNSANAYTDSKLGNMVTTDSFNSFKDQVNQQFHQVNTRLDRVGAMGSAMAGMAGAIAAAQNTTNRVSAAAGGYNGQGALAVGYSHTLPANGAVLVGGSIAGGGESSASVGVSFGW; this is translated from the coding sequence ATGAACACGATCTACAGCAAGATCTGGAGTCCTGCGCTTGGGGCGGTAGTGGTTGCCTCCGAGCTTGCACGTGCCCATGGAAAGGGGCGCAGTGGCGCGACCGCGCGTCGCGCCGTTGCCGCTGCGGTGGTGCTGTCGCTGGCGCTTGCGCCGCTGACATCGCATGCGGCGGTGTGCAGTGGCGTCTTCACTGCCGGCCAGAAACCCACGGCCACGGGGACGTCGATGGCCTGCGGCGACGTGGCGGCTGCCACCGGACAACACGCCACGGCGCTCGGCAACAACACGCTGGCCAGCGGCGATCACAGCAGCGCCCTGGGTGATGGCGCGTCGGCTTCCGCCAGCAGCACGACGGCCGTGGGCGACGGCAGCGTGGCCACTGCCGCAGGCAGCGTGGCGCTGGGCCAGGGTTCGGTGGCCAATGAAGTGAACACCGTTTCGGTGGGCGTGGCAGGCAAGGAGCGCCGCATCACCAACGTGGACGATGGCGTGAATGCCCACGACGCCGTGAACAAGGAACAGCTCGACGCTACCGCCGCGCAAGCCAACACCAACCTGGTCAATGCCACGCGTTACCTCAAGGCCACCGGCAAGGGTGACGGCAGCGACGATGCACAGGCGTTGGGCACGCAGGCCGTGGCCATCGGCGCCAAGGCGAGCACGGCGGCAGGCATGCACGGCGCGACGGCGGTGGGTGCGGGCAGTCATGCGGACGGCAATATCGGTTCCGCCTTCGGCAGCAATGCCTACGCGCAGGGCAATGCCTCCACGGCCATGGGTGGCAACGCGGTCGCCGCAGGTGGCTCCGCGACGGCCGTGGGTGCGAATGCGGTCGCCTACGGTCTGGGCAATCTCGCGGTGGGCGATGTCGCCACCGCCTATAGTCAGGGTGGTGCCACCACGGCCATCGGCACGGGGGCGGACGCCGAGGCCGACGGCGCCACCGCGATTGGTGCCGAAGCCTCTGCCTACGGTGGCGGCGGCGTATCGGTGGGCCGGCAGGCCGCCTCGGGTGGTGAAGCCAGCGTGGCCGTCGGCGCACGCAGCGCTGCCACGACGTTTGGCACGGCGGTGGGTGGCTATAGCCAGGCCATCGGCGAGCGCAGCACCAGCGTCGGCGCGTATAGCGCCGCCGTCGGTGCGCACAGCGTAGCCGTCGGCGAATATGCCGCCGCCACCGACGACAACAGCGTCGCCATCGGCGGCAGCACGTGGACCGATACCAATGGCAACGGCAAGCCCGACCCGGGCGAAGCCACCATGGCCAGCGGCCACGGCGCGATCGCGATCGGCGCGCAGGCTTCCGCGCAGGGTGAAGGTGCGCAGGCCGTGGGTTACCAGAGCTCGGCCAGCGGCGCACAGAGCAGCGCCAGCGGTGCGATGAGTTCCGCCGCGGGCCACGGTGCCACGGCAACCGGTGCGCAGAGCGTCGCGCAAGGCGAGCAGGCTACTGCCGAAGGCAACATGGCTTACGCGAGCAGCGATTATGCGACGGCCGTGGGTTCGGCCAGTTTTGCTGATGGCACCGGTGCATCGGCAGCAGGCAGTGGTGCAACGGCCATAGGCAACAACAGCACGGCCGCCGGTTACGCCAGCACCGCCACGGGCATCCATGCCGTGGCCGTGGGCGCAGGCGCGCAGGCACAGACCAACAGCAGCACGGCCCTGGGTGGTGCCGCCACGGCCGCGGGCAGTGATGCCACCGCCCTGGGCGCCAGCGCATTGGCCGCGGGTGGTTATGCCGTGGCCACCGGTTATCAGGCACAGGCACTTGGCGACAACACCGTGGCCGTGGGCAGCCTGACCAAGGCGAAGGCGGCGAACAGCGTGGTGGTGGGTACGGCCGCTTCCGTGGATGCCAACTCCAGCGGTTCCATCGTCATGGGATACGGCGCGGCCGCCACGGATGGCACGGACAGCAGTGGAAATCCGCGCGGCTCGATCAACAGCGTGGTGATCGGCAACAACGCACTGGCGTATTCCGGTGCGCAGAACGGCATCGCCATCGGCTACCAGGCCGCCGTGGCACAAAACTCCCTCGACGCCATTGCGCTGGGCGTGCGCTCGGTGGGTTACGGCCAGGGCTCGATGGCCTTGGGCACGGGCACGTACGCACTCGGCCAGGGCTCGACGGCCATCGGCGGCTGGCTGGATGTCAATGGTGACGGCAAGCTGCCGCGCTCGGGCACCAGCGGTGGCGAACTGACCTGGGCTTATGGCAAGGGTTCGAACGCCTATGGCGCCGCGGCGACGGCCTTCGGTGATTACGCGATGGCGCTTGGCACGCTGGCCTATGCCGGCGGCAGCCAGGATGCCGGCGATGGTGCGCTGAGCGGTTCGGTGGCGGTGGGCTACAAGTCGTTTGCCGCAGGCGACGGCACGGTGGCGGTCGGTCGCGAGGCGCTTACCCAGCACGATGGCGCGACGGCCGTCGGCTATGCCAGCGTTGCCTTCGGCCAGGACAGCGTGGCGCTGGGTCACGGTGCGGTCGCAGCCTACGACAACGACATGGCGCTGGGCTCGGGTGCCTGGGCCGGTGGCGGCTATGGCACGCGCAACATGGCCATTGGCGTGGGCGCCACCGCGGGCAATCCGAACGCGGACAGCGACGATCCCAGCCAGAACGTCAGTGATTCGATGGCCATTGGCGCAGGCTCCTCGGCCATCAGCAACCAGTCGCAGGCGATGGGTGTCAATGCGATGGCCAGCGGCGTGCAGAGCGTGGCCATCGGCAATCAGGCCGACGTCGCCGCTGACTACGGTACCGCCGTAGGCTCGGCCAGCTTCGCGATGGGCACCGGCGCTACCGCGGCAGGCAGTGGTGCCACCGCCATCGGCAGCGTGAGCGCGGCGGTGGGTTACAACGCCACGGCCACGGCCGACAACAGCGTGGCGCTCGGCGCCAACGCGCTGGCCGATCGTGCCAACAGCGTGTCGGTGGGCAGTGCGGGTGCGGAGCGCCAGGTCACCAACGTGGCTGCCGGTACGCAGGGCACCGATGCGGTGAACGTGGCGCAGTTGGGACAGGCCACGCAGTACGAGGCGTTTGGTCCGCACGAAGGGCCGGGCGCCACCATCAACGGCGATTTCGTGCCAGCGTCGGCCACCGGCATTGGTGGCGTTGCCGTGGGCATGAACGCGGTGGCGAGCGGCGCGTTCGCTACGGCGTATGGCCTGGTGGCCCGCGCCACCAACAGCGAAACGCTGGCTGTGGGCGACTGGACCGATGTCGAAGGTTTCGGCGCGACCGGTGTTGGTGGCAGCGCCAAGGCATTTGGCGACTGGTCGACGGCGCTGGGTGCGCATGCGTCCACGCCCGCCGAAGGCGCGACGGCCGTCGGTGCGGGTGCTACCGCTTTCGCCGAGAGCGGCGTTGCACTGGGCAATGCCGCACACGTGCTGCCGGCAGCGGTCGGTGGCATGGCGCTGGGTGCGTATTCGCTGGTTACGGCGGCAGGTGTGGACAGCGTGGCGCTGGGCGCCGGTTCGGTGGCCAACCGGGCCAGCACGGTGTCGGTCGGTTCGGCCGGTAGCGAGCGTCAGATCGTCAACGTGGCAGCTGGCACGCAGGCCACCGATGCGGTGAACGTGGCGCAACTGCAGGGCGCCACGCGTTACCTGGCTGCCAATGGCGTGGGTGATGGCAGCGACAATGCGCTGGCCGTGGGCGATGACGCGACGGCGGTGGGTTCGGCCAGCTTCGCGGCCGGCACGGGTTCGTCAGCCATCGGTAGCGGCAGTACGGCGCTGGGGTCGTTCAGTACGGCGACCGGCTACAACAGCGTAGCCGCGGGCGATCACAGTTCGGCCTACGGTGAAAACGCGCAGGCGAACGATGTCTACGCCACGGCCACGGGTGCCAGCAGCACGGCGGGCAAGGCGGGCGACACCGCCACTGGTGCGTACGCACAGGCCACCGGCGGCTACAGCGTGGCCGAGGGTTACGCCGCGCAGGCGCTGGGTGGCCAGGCCGTGGCCGTGGGTCTTTCCAGCAAGGCGACCAACGGCGCCACGGCCATCGGCGGTTACGCCAATGCGTCCGGCACGGCATCCGGCGCATTCGGCAACGGCTCCACGGCCAGCGGCAATTACAGCGTGGCGCTGGGTACGCCGGTGGATCAGGGTGGCGTGCTCTACAACATTCCCACCGGCATCCTGGTGGGCACCACGGCCAAGGGCCTCGCTTCCACGGCGGTTGGCCCGGGTGCATCGACCGGTTCGGACGCCTATGCGGCCATTGCCGTCGGCACCATGGCCGAAGCGGATGGACGCTTCAGCATCGCCCAGGGCACGCAGAGCCTGGCCAGCGGCCAGTACGGCATTGCCATCGGCGGCCGCACCTATGCCACCGGCGATTACAGCGTGGCCATGGGTTACGCCAGCCAGGCCACCGGTCGCGTCGACGTGGCGCTCGGCGTGGGAGCCACGGTGGGCAGCAGCGTGAGCGGTGCCGTGGCGCTTGGTTCGGGTTCCACGGCCACGCGCAGCAACACCGTGTCGGTAGGCAGCAGCACCAACAAGCGGCAGATCACCAACGTGGCGGCAGGCACGGACAACGGCGATGCCGTGAACGTGGCGCAGCTCAACGCCACCACCGCTACCGCCACGCATTACCTTGCCGCCAATGGCGTGGGAGACGGCAGCGACAACGCGCTGGCTACAGGTACCGATGCCACCGCCGTGGGTTCAGCGAGTTTCGCTCAGGGCGATGGCTCCTCGGCCATTGGCAGTGGCACCACGGCGCTGGGGAACAACAGCACCGCGGTGGGCTACAACGCCATCGCCACGGCGGACAACAGCGTGGCACTCGGCGCCAACTCGGTGGCTGACCGCGCGAACACCGTGTCGGTGGGCAGCGCGGGTGCGGAACGCCAGATCACCAGCGTGGCGGCCGGCACGCAGGGCACCGATGCGGTGAACGTGGCGCAGCTGGGCCAGGCCACGCAGTACGAGGCATTTGGTCCGCATGACGGCCCAGGCGGCACCATCGATGGTGATTTCGCACCTGCATCGGCCACGGGCATCGGCAGCGTCGCGGTGGGCATGAACTCGAACGCCAGCGGCGTGTTTGGTACCGCGCTGGGCATGATGTCCCGCGCCACCAACAGCGAAACCACGGCTGTGGGTGACTTCACCGACGTCGAAGGCTTCGGTGCCACCGGCGTGGGCGGCAGCGCAAAGGCGTTTGGCGACTGGTCCACGGCACTGGGTTCGCACGCTTCGTCCCCGGGTGCCGATGCCACCGCCGTGGGTTCGGGCACCCGGGCATTCGCTGCCAACAGCGTGGCGCTCGGCGATGCGGCCAACATCAACACGTCGGCCACGGGCGGCATGGCCCTGGGTGCCTCGGCCAGCGTCAGCGCGGCAGGGGTGAACAGTGTGGCCTTGGGCGCCAGCTCGAAGGCAACGCGCGCCAATACCGTGTCAGTCGGTGCGGAAGGCAGCGAGCGCCAGATCGTCAATGTGGCGGCTGGTACGCAGGCTACCGATGCGGTGAACGTGGCGCAGCTCACGACGGCGACGCAGTACAGCGCCGCCAACGGTGCGGGTGACGGCAGCGACGCCGCACTGGCAGCGGGCGATTACGCCACCGCCATGGGTTCGGCCAGCTTCGCGCAGGGCCCGGGCTCGGTGGCGCTGGGCAGCGGTGCGACGGCGCTGGGCAACCAGAGCACGGCCACCGGCTACAACGCCACGGCCATCGCGGACAACAGCGTGGCGCTCGGTGCCAACTCGCAGGCCGACCGCGCCAACTCCGTGTCGGTGGGCAGCGCAGGCAGTGAACGCCAGATCACCAACGTGGCCGCAGGCACCAGCGATACCGATGCGGTGAACCTGGCGCAGCTGCGTGACACCGGACTGGTCAGCAGCAGCGGCCAGACGCTGAGTGCGCTGACCTACAACGATGCCACGCAATCCATGGTGACGCTGGGCGGGCAGGGCGGCACGGTGCTGTCGAACCTGGCCGCCGGCACGCAGATGGATCAGGCGGTGAACGTGCGCCAGCTTAGCTCGCTCGCCGCCACCGTTGGCGGTGGCGTGTCACTGGGTGCGAATGGCCTGATCGGCACGCCGATCTTCAAGGTGCAGGGCAGCAGTTACTTCAATGTCGGTGATGCGCTGACCGCGCTGGATGGTGCGGTGGGTGGTGCGATCAGCAGCATCAACGCACTGGAGAACAAGGCAGCCTCGTCGACGGCTACGATGACGACGCACGCCATGCTGTCATCGGCCTCGTTGCAGTCCACGACCGCCACGGCGGCTACGGTGGGCACCGGCGCTACGGCGGATCTGGCAACGCCGTCCGTGGCAGCAACGGCCAGCGCAACGCCGACGGCAGCCACGGCCACCACCACGCCGGTGGCGGCTGCTTCCACCACACCCAGCGTCACGCCGGGCACCGGCAACGGCATGGCGGTGGGCGCCGGTAGTTACGCGAAGGATTCGCGTGACAGCGCCGTTGGCATCAATGCACGCATCGAAGCCGATGGCAGCACCGCGCTGGGCAACAACACCAGCATCTCCGCGGCGGCGACCAATGCGGTGGCGGTGGGCGCGGACAGCTCGGTGACGGCGGCGTCCGGTGTTGCGGTGGGTCAGGCAGCCACGGCGACGGCGGCCAACTCGGTCGCACTGGGTGCGAACTCCGTGGCCGATCGAGAGAACGCCGTATCGGTGGGCGCGGCTGGCAGCGAACGCCAGATCACCAACGTGGCCGCCGGTACGGTCGCCACCGATGCGGTGAACAAGGGCCAGCTCGACAGCGCAACGTCCGAGGCGATCGCCGCTGCCAAGACATATGCCGATGCCGGTGACCAGGCCACGTTGAACAGTGCCAATGCCTACACCGACAGCAAGCTCGGCAACATGGTCACCACCGACAGCTTCAACTCGTTCAAGGACCAGGTGAACCAGCAGTTCCACCAGGTCAACACGCGACTGGATCGCGTGGGTGCCATGGGTTCGGCGATGGCCGGCATGGCAGGCGCCATTGCCGCCGCGCAGAACACGACCAACCGCGTCAGTGCGGCGGCCGGTGGCTACAACGGCCAGGGAGCATTGGCCGTGGGTTATTCGCACACGCTGCCGGCGAACGGTGCGGTGCTGGTCGGCGGCTCCATCGCGGGAGGCGGTGAATCGTCAGCGTCCGTCGGCGTCAGCTTCGGCTGGTAA
- a CDS encoding S8 family peptidase: protein MFKFRPFQTCALAAALALALPVAHAADTVSADVAGKISLAALQAHPQVTYDRFIVTYRNGTTENLNASAATQNVGQAAARLGNGNVSVGHVRKLATGAHLMHTSRRLSASEATQFMAQIAADPAVAHVEPDVMMQLVRDIPSTQKLSAQAAAAKNVTAQDLLSGAPNDSYYANYQWHFQPVSSSDLGSADVEKAWTVADGAGVTVAVLDTGITQHPDLDESLADAGYDFTSTALVSGRAADGRAAGGWDLGDWTTGDAYAGCRDAGDSGENSSWHGTHVSGTIAELTNNGTGMAGIAHAARVLPVRVLGHCGGYTSDIADAITWASGGHVDGVPDNQNVAQVISMSLGGSGICSASDAFGVAIAGAISRGTTVVVAAGNSGSNVSGFSPASCPGVISVASNGITGKRAFYSNYGTGVTISAPGGGIYVNDASSGTQANPTGFVWSTVNSGTTVPASPTYGGMAGTSQATPHVSGVIALMLGAEKDAGLTASTPAQIATILTSTARAFPVVEDYPIGAGIVDAYAAVQKAVSGSDNGGGGGDGDSAITLTANTVLAGQSGGAGTATVYSITVPAGASNLSLRSFGGTGDVSMYVKAGSAPAADGSNADFSSRRPGNTETVVIAKPAATTYYISIAGGATSFSGLSVLASYTK from the coding sequence ATGTTCAAGTTCCGACCGTTCCAGACCTGCGCCCTCGCCGCTGCACTGGCGCTGGCCTTGCCCGTCGCTCATGCGGCCGACACCGTGTCCGCCGATGTCGCCGGCAAGATCAGCCTGGCAGCGCTGCAGGCGCATCCGCAGGTCACTTATGACCGCTTTATCGTGACTTACCGCAACGGCACCACGGAGAACCTCAACGCCAGCGCCGCCACGCAGAACGTGGGCCAGGCGGCCGCGCGCCTGGGCAACGGCAACGTATCCGTGGGTCACGTGCGCAAGCTCGCCACCGGCGCGCACCTGATGCACACCTCGCGCAGGCTGAGCGCGAGCGAAGCCACCCAGTTCATGGCGCAGATTGCCGCCGACCCCGCCGTGGCCCACGTCGAGCCCGACGTGATGATGCAGCTCGTGCGTGACATTCCTTCCACGCAGAAGCTCTCCGCGCAGGCGGCGGCCGCAAAGAACGTGACCGCGCAGGATCTGCTCAGCGGCGCGCCGAACGACTCGTACTACGCGAACTATCAGTGGCATTTCCAGCCGGTCAGCAGTTCCGACCTCGGTTCGGCCGACGTGGAGAAAGCCTGGACGGTCGCCGATGGTGCCGGTGTCACCGTGGCCGTGCTCGATACCGGCATCACGCAGCATCCGGATCTGGATGAATCGCTGGCCGACGCCGGTTACGATTTCACCTCCACGGCGCTGGTGTCCGGCCGTGCTGCCGATGGTCGAGCCGCTGGCGGCTGGGACCTGGGCGACTGGACTACCGGCGACGCCTATGCCGGTTGCCGCGACGCAGGCGACAGCGGCGAGAACAGCAGCTGGCACGGCACCCACGTGTCCGGCACCATCGCCGAGCTGACCAACAACGGCACCGGCATGGCCGGCATTGCCCACGCTGCGCGCGTGCTGCCGGTACGCGTACTCGGCCACTGCGGCGGTTACACCTCGGACATCGCCGACGCCATCACCTGGGCTTCGGGCGGTCACGTGGACGGCGTGCCGGACAACCAGAACGTGGCGCAGGTGATCAGCATGAGCCTGGGTGGCAGCGGCATCTGTTCCGCGTCCGATGCCTTTGGCGTCGCCATTGCCGGTGCCATTTCGCGCGGTACCACCGTGGTGGTGGCGGCCGGCAACAGCGGCTCCAACGTGTCCGGCTTCAGCCCCGCCAGCTGTCCGGGCGTGATCTCGGTGGCGTCCAACGGCATCACCGGCAAGCGCGCGTTCTATTCCAATTACGGCACCGGCGTGACCATCTCTGCACCGGGCGGCGGCATCTACGTCAACGATGCCTCCAGCGGCACGCAGGCCAACCCGACCGGCTTCGTGTGGTCGACCGTCAACAGTGGCACCACCGTGCCGGCATCACCGACCTATGGCGGCATGGCTGGCACCTCGCAGGCCACTCCGCATGTGTCGGGTGTGATCGCCTTGATGCTTGGCGCCGAGAAGGATGCCGGCCTCACCGCGTCAACGCCGGCGCAGATCGCCACCATCCTCACTTCCACCGCGCGCGCGTTCCCGGTGGTGGAGGACTATCCGATCGGTGCGGGTATCGTCGATGCCTACGCCGCGGTGCAGAAGGCTGTTTCCGGTTCCGACAATGGTGGCGGCGGCGGTGACGGTGACTCGGCCATCACGCTCACCGCGAACACGGTGCTGGCCGGCCAGAGTGGCGGTGCAGGTACGGCGACGGTGTACTCGATCACCGTGCCTGCCGGTGCCAGCAACCTCAGCCTGCGCAGCTTCGGCGGCACCGGTGACGTGAGCATGTATGTCAAGGCGGGTTCGGCACCGGCAGCTGATGGCAGCAATGCCGACTTCAGCTCCAGGCGTCCGGGCAACACCGAAACCGTGGTGATCGCCAAGCCGGCTGCCACTACGTACTACATCAGCATCGCCGGCGGCGCCACGTCCTTCA